Proteins encoded within one genomic window of Empedobacter falsenii:
- the rpmB gene encoding 50S ribosomal protein L28: MSKICQITGKKRLVGNNVSHANNKTKRTFEVNLFKKRFFMPETGEWITLRVSAHGLKTINKLGVDEAVKRARKEGLIK, from the coding sequence ATGTCAAAAATTTGTCAAATTACAGGTAAGAAGAGATTAGTGGGAAACAATGTTTCTCATGCTAATAATAAAACAAAACGCACTTTTGAAGTGAATTTGTTCAAAAAGAGATTTTTTATGCCAGAAACTGGTGAGTGGATTACATTAAGAGTTTCTGCACACGGTTTAAAAACAATCAACAAATTAGGAGTTGATGAGGCTGTTAAACGTGCACGTAAAGAAGGTTTAATCAAATAA
- the rpmG gene encoding 50S ribosomal protein L33, translated as MAKKGNRVQVILECTEHKESGMPGMSRYITTKNKKNTPDRIELKKYNAVLKKYTIHKEIK; from the coding sequence ATGGCAAAAAAAGGAAACAGAGTACAGGTTATTTTAGAATGTACAGAGCATAAAGAAAGTGGTATGCCAGGAATGTCTCGTTATATCACAACTAAAAACAAAAAAAATACTCCAGATCGTATTGAGTTGAAAAAATACAACGCAGTATTGAAAAAGTATACAATTCACAAGGAGATTAAATAA
- a CDS encoding DUF4295 domain-containing protein has protein sequence MAKKTVATLQTGSKKMTKVIKMVKSPKSGAYVFVEKVVNADEADSFFTK, from the coding sequence ATGGCAAAGAAAACGGTAGCAACCCTACAAACTGGGTCTAAAAAAATGACCAAAGTTATCAAAATGGTAAAATCTCCAAAATCTGGAGCTTACGTATTTGTTGAAAAAGTAGTTAACGCTGATGAAGCAGATTCTTTCTTCACGAAATAA
- the ftsY gene encoding signal recognition particle-docking protein FtsY, with translation MSWFKKILGKESKEKLDEGLEKSKTSLFDKISRAVVGKSKVDDEVLDDLEEVLISSDVGVETTIKIIRRIEERVERDKYVSTSELDLILREEIAGLLSENNIEDTNGFSIPKKDVPYVIMVVGVNGVGKTTTIGKLASQFKSQGLKVVLGAADTFRAAAVDQLVIWSERAGVPIVKQAMGSDPASVAFDTIQSAVAQNADVVLIDTAGRLHNKINLMNELTKIKRVMQKVIPDAPHEVLLVLDGSTGQNAFEQAKQFTQATEVSSLAVTKLDGTAKGGVVIGISDQFKIPVKYIGVGEGINDLQAFNKMEFVDSFFKRNN, from the coding sequence ATGAGTTGGTTCAAAAAGATATTAGGTAAAGAAAGCAAAGAAAAATTAGATGAAGGGTTAGAAAAATCTAAAACTTCTCTATTTGATAAAATCAGTCGTGCTGTAGTAGGTAAATCTAAAGTAGACGATGAGGTTTTAGATGATTTAGAAGAAGTATTGATTTCTTCTGATGTCGGTGTTGAAACAACGATCAAAATTATTCGTCGAATAGAAGAACGTGTAGAACGTGATAAATATGTTTCGACTTCTGAGTTAGATTTAATTCTTCGCGAAGAAATTGCAGGCTTACTTTCCGAAAACAATATAGAAGATACAAACGGTTTTTCGATTCCAAAGAAAGATGTACCATATGTTATTATGGTGGTTGGAGTAAATGGAGTTGGTAAAACAACGACGATTGGTAAATTGGCTTCTCAGTTCAAATCACAAGGACTTAAAGTAGTTCTTGGAGCGGCAGATACGTTTCGTGCGGCGGCTGTAGATCAATTAGTAATTTGGTCGGAGCGTGCAGGTGTACCAATTGTAAAACAAGCAATGGGTTCTGACCCTGCTTCGGTTGCATTTGATACCATTCAGTCGGCAGTTGCACAAAATGCAGATGTTGTTTTGATTGATACAGCAGGACGTTTGCATAACAAAATTAACTTGATGAACGAGTTGACAAAAATAAAACGTGTAATGCAAAAGGTAATTCCAGATGCGCCTCACGAAGTTTTATTAGTGTTAGATGGTTCTACAGGTCAAAATGCTTTTGAGCAAGCAAAACAATTTACACAAGCAACAGAAGTTTCTTCTTTAGCGGTTACAAAATTAGATGGAACAGCAAAAGGAGGAGTGGTAATTGGAATTTCAGATCAATTTAAGATTCCAGTTAAATACATTGGTGTTGGTGAAGGAATCAATGATTTACAAGCTTTCAATAAAATGGAGTTTGTCGATTCTTTTTTTAAACGAAATAATTAA
- a CDS encoding outer membrane beta-barrel protein produces MKKFFVLAVTLSGIFAFGQDEKQDSTDYNPIEIKEVLVQSQRKKMFADKAVYTFDKEALEKARYAKDLLNTLPELQVDPISNTIQSTKGGTTLLLINGIEATDNQIRAVKPQDVVRVEYFDIPPARYANRADQVVNLITRNPENGYVYGADLTSAFTTGFINGSAYANFTKGKNNFGLEYNIYLRDYKDRTSMNIYDYNLNNIHYRTENQRNEYFGYTDQTIALRYTNSDSDKYAFQAKLDMNISSSFAYANGTSLFYQNSLLENHSTYKHSNSNYSKPTLDLYYSRKLGKKDELSLNVVGSMYTTKSIDETREWETISGAEQYNYLTNLEADQKGIVGEIAHTHSFEKGKLNSGYRISNNSIDNKLENLNGPSNNKVNYLEQYIYSEYSGKAKKLSYRLGVGLTNVHNKNEDTNTDTWTFTPKLVLGYELAKNQNLRFSSSYKPTSPWNSALSKNVIQVVENITQEGNPYLTIQKSFGNNLIYSFNSKYFDLNTNAFYHYTKDPINQLYLQNIINGNVEGYKLTYENAQNSQRYGVQITGSIKPFGTDILTVKVNVAPATERFKTKDGRILKNDYIGNYFALSSVYKNFRVDYQFNIPYYTLGGALLYTQENMNHAFASYKYNNWTFSTGMYWIGMPSTYKQKTMDKQYVDYSRVGKIWDNKSMFVVGLSFDFATGKKTNINRKLENETAGAATF; encoded by the coding sequence ATGAAGAAATTTTTTGTACTTGCTGTTACATTGTCAGGAATTTTTGCTTTTGGACAAGATGAAAAGCAGGATTCAACGGACTATAATCCAATTGAAATAAAAGAAGTTTTAGTTCAATCGCAACGCAAAAAAATGTTTGCGGACAAAGCAGTTTATACGTTTGATAAAGAAGCCTTAGAAAAAGCGCGCTACGCAAAAGATTTGTTGAATACGTTACCAGAACTACAAGTTGATCCAATTTCGAATACAATACAGAGTACAAAAGGTGGAACGACTTTGTTGTTGATTAATGGAATTGAGGCAACAGATAATCAAATTCGTGCCGTGAAACCACAAGATGTAGTTCGTGTTGAGTATTTTGATATTCCGCCAGCGCGTTATGCAAATCGTGCAGATCAGGTGGTGAATTTGATTACACGAAACCCAGAAAATGGTTATGTGTACGGAGCGGATCTCACTTCGGCGTTTACAACAGGTTTTATAAATGGTTCTGCTTATGCAAATTTTACGAAAGGAAAAAATAACTTTGGATTAGAGTATAACATCTATCTAAGAGATTATAAGGATCGTACTTCGATGAATATTTATGATTATAACTTAAATAATATTCATTATAGAACAGAAAATCAACGCAACGAATATTTTGGATATACGGATCAAACAATTGCATTGCGATATACCAATTCGGATTCGGATAAATATGCTTTTCAAGCAAAGTTGGATATGAATATCAGTTCGAGTTTTGCTTATGCGAATGGCACAAGTTTGTTCTATCAAAATAGTTTATTAGAGAATCATTCAACTTACAAACATTCTAATTCTAATTATTCAAAACCAACATTAGATCTTTATTATTCGAGAAAATTAGGAAAGAAAGATGAGTTAAGTTTAAATGTAGTTGGATCGATGTATACAACTAAATCGATTGACGAAACGCGCGAATGGGAAACAATTTCTGGTGCAGAACAATATAATTATTTGACAAATTTAGAAGCTGATCAAAAAGGAATTGTAGGAGAAATAGCGCATACGCATAGTTTCGAGAAAGGAAAATTAAATTCTGGTTATCGAATTTCAAATAATTCGATTGATAATAAATTAGAAAACTTAAATGGTCCTTCGAATAATAAAGTAAATTATTTAGAACAATATATCTATTCTGAATATTCTGGAAAAGCGAAAAAATTGTCGTATCGTTTGGGTGTTGGATTAACGAATGTTCATAATAAGAATGAAGATACAAACACAGATACGTGGACGTTTACGCCAAAATTAGTATTGGGTTACGAATTAGCGAAGAATCAAAATTTACGTTTTTCGAGTTCGTATAAACCAACAAGTCCTTGGAATTCGGCATTGAGTAAAAACGTGATTCAGGTTGTGGAAAATATTACACAAGAAGGAAATCCGTATTTAACTATTCAGAAATCGTTTGGAAATAATTTAATTTATTCCTTCAATTCAAAATATTTTGATTTAAATACAAATGCATTTTATCATTATACAAAAGATCCGATTAATCAATTGTATTTGCAAAATATCATTAATGGAAATGTAGAAGGATATAAATTAACGTACGAAAATGCTCAAAATTCGCAACGTTACGGTGTTCAAATTACAGGTTCTATTAAACCTTTTGGAACAGATATTTTAACTGTAAAAGTGAATGTAGCGCCAGCCACAGAACGTTTCAAAACGAAAGATGGTAGAATTTTGAAGAATGATTATATCGGAAATTATTTTGCATTATCATCTGTTTACAAAAACTTTCGTGTAGATTATCAATTTAATATTCCGTATTACACGTTGGGCGGAGCTTTGTTGTACACACAAGAAAACATGAACCATGCTTTTGCGAGTTATAAGTACAATAATTGGACTTTTTCTACTGGAATGTATTGGATTGGAATGCCATCGACTTACAAGCAAAAAACGATGGATAAACAATATGTGGATTATTCCCGTGTAGGAAAAATTTGGGACAACAAATCGATGTTTGTCGTTGGTTTGAGTTTTGATTTTGCTACAGGTAAGAAAACAAATATCAACCGAAAATTGGAAAATGAAACTGCAGGAGCAGCAACGTTTTAA
- a CDS encoding acyl-CoA reductase has protein sequence MTFEQRISAFNELGQFFNFIINNDSIKDAELTEKFENWKEEAEYAVSDAEAYNNWFTKDNITLALKSWAKALTEENLLAWTKDYPFAETPKNVGIIMAGNLPLVGFHDLLSVVISGNNALIKTSSKDDKLIKLAIKYLYSIDENFKSIIQTVERLENFDAVIATGSNNTARYFEQYFGKVPNIIRKNRTSVAVLNGSETDEELKKLGNDLFIYFGLGCRNVTKLYVKDEAQLPKIFEAIFSYGDVINHPKYANNYDYNRAIFLLGKDEFLDNNFVLMKKDTALHSPIAVVNFEVYEDVNDVKNYLIENEDQIQCVVGNDMRDNPNYVEFGQTQFPKLTDYADNIDTLKFLAEL, from the coding sequence ATGACATTTGAACAAAGGATTTCAGCATTTAACGAATTGGGGCAGTTTTTTAATTTTATTATAAATAATGATTCAATTAAAGACGCGGAACTGACAGAAAAATTCGAGAATTGGAAAGAAGAAGCTGAATATGCGGTGAGCGATGCAGAAGCCTACAACAATTGGTTTACAAAAGATAATATTACGTTAGCCTTGAAAAGTTGGGCAAAAGCTTTAACGGAAGAAAATTTATTGGCTTGGACGAAAGATTATCCATTTGCTGAAACACCAAAAAATGTTGGAATTATAATGGCAGGAAATTTACCTTTGGTTGGTTTTCATGATTTGCTTTCTGTTGTTATTTCTGGAAATAATGCGTTGATTAAAACTTCATCAAAAGATGATAAATTAATCAAATTAGCGATAAAATATTTGTATTCGATTGATGAAAATTTCAAATCGATTATTCAAACTGTTGAACGATTAGAAAATTTTGATGCGGTTATTGCAACTGGAAGTAATAACACGGCACGCTATTTTGAACAATATTTTGGAAAAGTTCCTAACATTATTCGTAAAAATAGAACTTCAGTTGCTGTATTGAATGGTTCGGAAACTGATGAAGAATTGAAAAAATTGGGTAACGACTTATTCATTTATTTTGGATTAGGTTGCCGAAATGTGACGAAACTTTATGTAAAAGATGAAGCGCAATTACCAAAAATTTTCGAAGCTATTTTTTCTTATGGTGATGTGATTAATCATCCTAAATATGCAAATAATTACGATTACAATCGTGCAATATTTTTGTTAGGAAAAGATGAATTTTTAGACAATAATTTTGTTCTGATGAAAAAAGATACAGCTTTACATTCTCCAATTGCAGTTGTAAATTTTGAAGTTTATGAAGATGTAAATGATGTAAAAAATTATTTGATTGAAAATGAAGATCAAATACAATGCGTGGTTGGAAACGATATGAGAGATAATCCGAATTATGTTGAATTTGGGCAAACTCAATTCCCAAAATTAACAGATTATGCCGATAATATTGATACGCTGAAATTTTTGGCAGAGTTGTAG
- a CDS encoding 4Fe-4S dicluster domain-containing protein, translating to MAIIITDECINCGACEPECPNNAIYEAAVDWKYSDGTSLSGTIVNVDGATFDADAVQDPVSDEVYYIVPDKCTECKGFHEEPQCAAVCPVDCCVPDDNHVESEERLLSKKAFMHLE from the coding sequence ATGGCTATAATTATTACAGATGAATGTATAAATTGTGGAGCTTGTGAGCCAGAATGTCCAAATAACGCGATTTATGAAGCTGCGGTAGATTGGAAATATTCTGATGGAACTTCTCTTAGCGGGACAATTGTAAACGTAGACGGCGCAACTTTTGATGCTGATGCGGTGCAAGATCCTGTGAGTGATGAGGTTTATTACATTGTTCCCGATAAATGTACTGAATGTAAAGGTTTCCACGAAGAACCACAATGTGCGGCAGTTTGTCCAGTGGATTGTTGTGTGCCTGATGATAACCACGTAGAAAGCGAGGAGCGCCTTTTGAGCAAAA